The following proteins come from a genomic window of Mobula hypostoma chromosome 2 unlocalized genomic scaffold, sMobHyp1.1 SUPER_2_unloc_1, whole genome shotgun sequence:
- the LOC134341096 gene encoding E3 ubiquitin-protein ligase TRIM9-like — EVYAGKETVCTVDGLQFNSTYNARVKAFNSAGVGPYSKTVVLQTSEVAWFTFDPSSAHPDILLSNDNLTITCNSYDDRVVLGSVALSKGIHYWELTVDRYDNHPDPAFGVARIHLQKDIMLGKDDKAWAMYVDNNRSWFMHNNSHTNRTEGGICKGTTIGVLLDLNKRNLAFYINNMQQGPVAFENLEGIFVPAVSINRNVQVTLHTGLEVPNHIKQVKSSLSYSPKSKTKY, encoded by the exons GAAGTGTATGCCGGCAAAGAAACTGTTTGTACAGTGGATGGACTTCAGTTCAATAGTACCTACAATGCAAGAGTGAAAGCCTTTAATTCAGCGGGTGTTGGGCCTTACAGTAAAACAGTTGTGCTGCAAACATCTGAGG TGGCTTGGTTCACCTTTGATCCCAGTTCAGCCCATCCAGACATCCTCTTATCCAACGATAACCTAACAATCACATGTAACAGCTATGACGATCGGGTTGTGCTGGGATCTGTGGCGCTCTCCAAAGGAATCCACTACTGGGAGCTAACGGTAGATCGCTATGATAACCACCCGGACCCCGCTTTTGGTGTGGCAAGGATTCACTTACAAAAGGATATAATGTTGGGAAAGGATGATAAGGCATGGGCTATGTATGTTGACAACAATCGCAGTTGGTTTATGCACAACAATTCTCACACAAACAG GACTGAAGGTGGGATTTGTAAAGGTACAACAATTGGTGTTCTGTTGGATCTAAACAAGCGCAACCTTGCGTTTTACATCAACAACATGCAGCAAGGCCCAGTCGCCTTTGAAAATTTGGAAGGCATCTTTGTTCCTGCTGTTAGCATTAACAGGAATGTCCAG GTGACCCTTCATACAGGATTGGAAGTTCCAAATCATATCAAGCAAGTCAAATCTTCACTATCCTACAGCCCCAAAAGCAAGACCAAGTACTGA